The DNA segment TTTTCCGCCTCGAAGCGGTCCATGGTGATGGCGTCGGCAATGTTCGCCAGCTTCCACGCAACACGCAGGTCGTCCTGGTACTCGCCTTCCAAACCAGGAAGGGTGTCGACGGCGGGTGGGTAGGCGTTCACTGCCACCTTCTCCTCTGTTACGGCTCGGGGAAGTCTTTTGCCCCGATGCAGCTCGCACGGTTTCTTACGGCTAGCCTACCCCAGTCGTTGGAGGATACTGGGGCTTAGTCGCCACGAAGTGCCGCAGCTGCTTCCTCAACGAGGTGTGGTGCGCCGGCCAATGTCCATATTTCTCCGGCAGCGTCAACATCCTGTATGTCTCCACCGACTCCGAGGACGAGGGCAGCGCCGGGCAGGCGGTCCCAGTCGGGGAGGCGGTGTTGCATCCACAGGTCGGTGTCGCCTTCGGCAACGGAGGCGAGGTCAACAGAGGCGGAGCCCATCATGCGGTAGGTGGCGGAGCGGCCAATAACCCGCAGGAAAGCAGCGTAAATGTCGGGGTTGTGGTGGAAGGTGGGGTGTAGGTAGGTGTTGATGCAGGCGGCTGCCAGGCTGTCTCGGTGGGGGCGACCGGCTTCGCCAAAGTGGGGGAGGGGTTGTCCATTACGGGTGGTGGGGATGTTGGGGCCGCCCACCCAGAGAGTGTGGGTACAGGGTTGGTAGACAGCGCCTGCGGTGACGTTTGTGGAGGGGGAGAGGTAGCGTTCGCGGTTGCTGAGCCGTACTGGGTCGGTGGGGTCCTGTTCGGTGAAGGCGATGGCCGAGCACCAATACTCAAAGTTGTTGGCGAAGTTGTAGGTGCCGTCAACGGGGTCGATGGTCCAGCGGGTGCCACTGGTACCGAGGTGGGCGGTGCCTTCTTCACCGAATACAGCATCGGTGGGGCGTTGGTTGTGGAGAGTGGTGACGACGTAGTCTTCCGCAGCCCGGTCGGCTTGGGTGACGACGTCGGAGATGGAGGTTTTGGTGTCGATGGTGAGGCCGCGTTCGCGGAGAGAGAGGGAGAGGTTTCCGGCGGTGTGGACGAGGTGTGCGGCGAGGTGGAGATTGTCTGTCGTCGTATTCACACTGTCTACGGTAGTGGCGTGCGCGGAGTTTTTCGAGGGTGTCTGGAGGATAGTGGAGGGGGTTGGCGAGGAGGTGGATAAGCGGATGTGTGGTTCCGTACGAGGGGCGGTGCTAGTGGTGGAGTTGAGAGACGAGGGTGACCAGCTCTGTTCGGTTGAGTTTGCCGTTGCTGCGGTGTGGTAGTTGGGGCAGGTAGATGGCGTCTTTGGGAATGGAGTAGTGGCCGAAGGTGGGTTCGAGCAGGGC comes from the Lawsonella clevelandensis genome and includes:
- a CDS encoding inositol monophosphatase family protein, translated to MNTTTDNLHLAAHLVHTAGNLSLSLRERGLTIDTKTSISDVVTQADRAAEDYVVTTLHNQRPTDAVFGEEGTAHLGTSGTRWTIDPVDGTYNFANNFEYWCSAIAFTEQDPTDPVRLSNRERYLSPSTNVTAGAVYQPCTHTLWVGGPNIPTTRNGQPLPHFGEAGRPHRDSLAAACINTYLHPTFHHNPDIYAAFLRVIGRSATYRMMGSASVDLASVAEGDTDLWMQHRLPDWDRLPGAALVLGVGGDIQDVDAAGEIWTLAGAPHLVEEAAAALRGD